The genomic interval CACCTATCGTATCCCACAACATCCCCAACCACCGATCCGTCATCGTCACCTCAGCCGCGTACAGTGCGCGCACGTGATTGAGTTCCTCATCCGTCATATAATTGCTGAACCCATAACACGGATAAATAAGCTCATCGCCTTCATAACCCGGATCGTACATATCCACATAATACTGCGGCGGATCCCACGGCTCGTGCGGATCCCAAGAATCAATCCACAGAAAAAAACCATCCTTCACATAATTCCGCTCCAGCCAGTGCATCGCCTCGGTAAACACGCGAGGTCCCAGATAATCCGATTCAAACAACCGTCCGCGCTGATTCGCCAGATAGCGCATCACCCCGGATTTTACTTTATCCTCACTGGCAGGCCATTTGATCTCCTCCAATGCATCGCTAATCCACGGCTCGCCCCCCTGTCCGCGAATCCACGAAATAGAACCAAATCCGCGATCCAGAAAATTGCCCTGAGTCATAAACATCGGCGTATCAAAAACCAGCCCTGTTGTGTACCCCTCGCGGCGAAAGCGCTCGGCCATCGTGGGCAAATTCTGCTCCATTTTATCCCATGTATTAAACGGATGCCCCCACCGTCCCGTAAACAAATCGCGCCGACACGGCAGGGTTGGAAACGACCCCGAATACGCCTTTGAAAACACCAGCGACTCACGCGCAATGCGATCCATATTCGGCGTCCGTGCCCGGTCGCCATAAGCACCCACGTGATCTGCCCGCAATGAATCCAGCATGACACAAATAACGTTCATATATTTCTCCTCACCTTTAAAGATGCCCAACGCCCCGCAACACAGCCTCTTGAACCAGCAACTCGTGTTCGTAAGATCTATCCGGCGCGCACTCACCTCGAATAGCCGGTAAAAACGCCTCCAATTCCAAATCGTACAAATCCTGCCGCGATTGTTGTGCCACATCGACAAATTGCACACCCTCGTCATACCCACCGCGCGCCTCGTCCAAGCACAGGCGGATTTTCTCCGCAGGCTCCATCGGCTCCATAATCGCACTCCCCTTTGTGCCGTACACCTCAAACCGACGCGCGTTGGGCCGCGGCTCCAGCGCCGCAATATCGACAATGGCAATCGCCCGCTCAAATTCAAAAATACCCACCCCATTATCGGTAAATCCCTCAACCTCGAACATATCTTCGCGCAAAAATGGCGTCACGCGCTCGGGCCTACCCAAAAGATGGACAATCTGATCGAGCTGATGCCCGCACAAATCGAAAAACACCCCACCCTGATGTACTGCGACAACTTTTTTCTGCGCTCTACCCAAAAACGTGGACATATGCGCCCGAACCGCAAACACATCGCCCAAAAACCCCGAATGCACCCACTCTGCGATCTTGCAATACCCATCGTGATACCGAAACATGTACCCCATCTGAATCAGCAAATCCCCCTCCCGTGCCCGTGCGATAATCCGCTGCCACTGATCCCAATTCTCGCCAGCGGGCTTGTCATACCACACATGCTTCCCCGCTTGAATAATGGCCTCAGTCTGATCCAGACTCTCGACATTTGCACCCTCTGATGCAACAGCCACAATTTCATCATCCTCCAGCATCTCTGCTTCCGACTCAAACCAATAAACGCCTTCATAACCGCCCGATTGCGCCACCTCCTCGCGGCGACTCTCATCGGATTCAAACACACCAACCACCTCCACCTCAGCATTGGTTTGCATCGACTGCAATTTGCCGGCTGCGTGACCGTGTTTTGTACCGTATTGCGCCATTTTAATCATTGTCACCCTCCTAAATATCAACAAACTCGCGTTGTGCCCGTTCTCGTTCCGCCACATCCAGAATGCGTCGAATCAGCAAACTTTCCAGACGCGGAATATTCGCCTTCCCACTTTCAAAAAGATCTATAATCGCCCCGGTAGAACGCGGAAAAATCACCTCCCGATCCACCTCCATATACCGCGTCTCTTCCGTCGTCGTCACAACAGCAGCTTGCGGCGTCCTGTGTTTTTCATTCATGTTGATCACCGCCGTTCTATTGCCCGTAAAATCGATCAGAATCTGATTGTATTTTCCCTTACTCCGGCGCATCAGTCGTTTTGCCCCCGTCCCCATACAACTCACCACAATTTCTGTCGGATGAATACCATACTCATCAAAAGACCGCCCACCTTGCCAGA from Gemmatimonadota bacterium carries:
- a CDS encoding sulfatase — protein: MNVICVMLDSLRADHVGAYGDRARTPNMDRIARESLVFSKAYSGSFPTLPCRRDLFTGRWGHPFNTWDKMEQNLPTMAERFRREGYTTGLVFDTPMFMTQGNFLDRGFGSISWIRGQGGEPWISDALEEIKWPASEDKVKSGVMRYLANQRGRLFESDYLGPRVFTEAMHWLERNYVKDGFFLWIDSWDPHEPWDPPQYYVDMYDPGYEGDELIYPCYGFSNYMTDEELNHVRALYAAEVTMTDRWLGMLWDTIGVLGLKENTVFLLMADHGHYFGDHGLQGKPWGDWGQLYDPMVHIPFVVYHPDGVMAGKQVDSLVQPVDVFPTLCSLAGLDVPDGVQGESFADVLSGKTVQHREFAISGRNLNDSWGTVPATITDGTWTLVYWPNKDLKYKGPKPIRTERYDCRNMPERRVDELFYMPEDSGQKNNMIAEHPEEAGRLHRALLELIEDTETDPEIAKTYLPAPGDQYQ
- a CDS encoding Gfo/Idh/MocA family oxidoreductase, with protein sequence MIKMAQYGTKHGHAAGKLQSMQTNAEVEVVGVFESDESRREEVAQSGGYEGVYWFESEAEMLEDDEIVAVASEGANVESLDQTEAIIQAGKHVWYDKPAGENWDQWQRIIARAREGDLLIQMGYMFRYHDGYCKIAEWVHSGFLGDVFAVRAHMSTFLGRAQKKVVAVHQGGVFFDLCGHQLDQIVHLLGRPERVTPFLREDMFEVEGFTDNGVGIFEFERAIAIVDIAALEPRPNARRFEVYGTKGSAIMEPMEPAEKIRLCLDEARGGYDEGVQFVDVAQQSRQDLYDLELEAFLPAIRGECAPDRSYEHELLVQEAVLRGVGHL